One window of Mesorhizobium sp. WSM4904 genomic DNA carries:
- a CDS encoding xanthine dehydrogenase family protein subunit M — translation MYSVNYHRAASVSDAAKLLKSGDAKLLSGGMTLIPAMKTRLAAPSDLVDVSRLKELQGVKVSGKTVTIGAATTHYEVSADEKLKKACPALAHMASLIGDPAVRYKGTIGGSIANNDPAADYPAALLALGATIVTNKREIAADKFFKGLFETALKDGEIITAVTFTAPAKAAYQKFRNPASRYAIVGVFVTKGKDGVRAAVTGAGDDGVFRSKEIEAALAKNFDASALDGVKISAKGLMSDIHASADYRANLIAVMAKRAVSAANA, via the coding sequence ATGTACTCAGTCAACTACCATCGCGCCGCCTCGGTCTCCGACGCCGCCAAGCTGTTGAAGAGCGGCGATGCCAAGCTGCTCTCCGGCGGCATGACGCTGATCCCCGCCATGAAGACGCGGCTTGCAGCGCCCTCCGACCTTGTCGACGTGTCGAGGCTGAAGGAACTGCAGGGCGTCAAGGTGTCCGGCAAGACGGTCACCATCGGTGCTGCGACGACGCATTATGAGGTCTCTGCCGACGAGAAGCTGAAGAAGGCCTGCCCGGCGCTCGCGCATATGGCCTCGCTGATCGGCGATCCGGCGGTACGCTACAAGGGCACGATCGGCGGCTCGATCGCCAACAACGATCCGGCGGCCGACTATCCGGCGGCGCTGCTGGCGTTGGGAGCGACCATCGTCACCAACAAGCGCGAGATCGCCGCCGACAAATTCTTCAAGGGCCTGTTCGAAACGGCGCTGAAGGACGGCGAGATCATCACGGCGGTGACCTTCACTGCGCCCGCCAAGGCCGCCTACCAGAAATTCCGCAACCCGGCATCGCGCTACGCGATCGTCGGGGTGTTCGTGACCAAGGGCAAGGATGGCGTGCGGGCAGCAGTGACCGGCGCCGGCGACGACGGCGTCTTCCGTTCCAAGGAAATCGAGGCGGCGCTGGCGAAGAATTTCGACGCCTCAGCGCTCGATGGCGTCAAAATCTCCGCCAAGGGTTTGATGAGCGACATCCATGCTTCCGCCGACTACCGCGCCAATCTGATCGCAGTGATGGCGAAGCGCGCGGTGAGCGCGGCCAACGCCTGA
- a CDS encoding acyltransferase has product MTDISATAGVLPRAAADRAARTRLAYLDGWRGLSIALVLIGHFFPVPGINLGVLGVEFFFVLSGRLMGEILFIERFPLKKFFKRRFSRIYPALLVFVIAAMIGLSGTFIAFKWKAALTALTFTYNYAGILVNRAGALDHIWSLAIEEHSYVILALISVVVAGRATVVRLLVALSLLAMANGAISYWLLGMDYETSYWRTDVHIASILLSAAICLLKADGRLPAFLRNQHVALAAAAGAVLLFLDPVSTPVHYLLGVPLLALAVNTLDFAGGYLTGLLSSRPMVMLGLWSYSLYLWQQPFYKFVYDRDVTPIPMLAAVFACALASYYIVEKPARGWLNRNW; this is encoded by the coding sequence ATGACCGACATCTCCGCGACGGCCGGTGTCCTGCCACGGGCCGCAGCCGACAGAGCGGCACGGACAAGGCTGGCCTATCTCGACGGCTGGCGCGGCCTGTCGATCGCACTGGTGCTGATCGGCCATTTCTTTCCCGTCCCCGGCATCAATCTCGGTGTCTTGGGCGTCGAGTTCTTCTTCGTGCTCAGCGGCCGGCTGATGGGCGAGATCCTGTTCATCGAGCGCTTTCCGCTGAAGAAATTCTTCAAGCGCCGGTTCTCGCGCATCTATCCGGCACTGCTGGTGTTCGTGATTGCCGCCATGATCGGCCTTTCGGGCACCTTCATCGCCTTCAAATGGAAGGCGGCGCTGACGGCGCTGACCTTCACCTACAACTATGCCGGCATTCTCGTTAACCGCGCCGGCGCGCTCGACCATATCTGGTCGCTCGCCATCGAGGAGCATTCTTATGTCATCCTGGCGCTGATCAGCGTGGTGGTGGCAGGGCGCGCCACTGTCGTACGGCTGCTTGTGGCATTGTCGCTGCTGGCAATGGCCAACGGCGCCATCTCCTACTGGCTTCTCGGCATGGACTACGAGACCAGCTACTGGCGCACCGACGTGCATATCGCCTCGATCCTGCTTTCGGCGGCGATCTGCCTGCTCAAGGCCGATGGACGGCTGCCGGCATTCCTCAGGAACCAGCATGTGGCGCTGGCGGCGGCCGCGGGCGCGGTCCTGCTGTTCCTCGATCCGGTGTCGACGCCCGTGCATTATCTACTGGGCGTGCCGTTGCTCGCGCTCGCCGTCAACACGCTCGACTTCGCCGGTGGCTATCTGACCGGATTGCTGTCATCGCGGCCGATGGTGATGCTGGGGCTGTGGTCCTACTCGCTCTATCTCTGGCAGCAGCCCTTCTACAAATTCGTCTACGATCGGGACGTCACACCGATCCCGATGCTGGCCGCGGTCTTCGCCTGCGCGCTGGCAAGCTACTACATCGTCGAAAAACCCGCCCGCGGCTGGCTCAACCGCAACTGGTGA
- a CDS encoding SRPBCC family protein — translation MPSNVFRFDESWDIPEGTPQEVWDVLSDAELLPLWWGDAYKEVEPLDKRGKGVVGSRARARARGALPYELNFIIEAAELEPGRLVVVKTFGDFDGLWRAELSPSGTGTHVKLTWQVIVERPILKLLAPLLRPAFAWNHRWTTPRGEAGLRRYLAARKTGKAA, via the coding sequence ATGCCGAGCAACGTCTTCCGTTTCGACGAGAGCTGGGACATCCCGGAAGGGACGCCGCAGGAAGTGTGGGACGTTTTGTCCGACGCCGAATTGCTACCGCTCTGGTGGGGCGATGCCTACAAGGAAGTCGAGCCGCTGGACAAAAGAGGCAAGGGCGTCGTCGGATCGCGGGCGAGAGCCAGGGCGCGAGGCGCCCTGCCCTACGAGCTGAACTTCATCATCGAGGCCGCCGAGCTCGAGCCGGGCAGGCTGGTAGTGGTGAAGACCTTCGGCGATTTCGATGGCCTGTGGCGGGCCGAACTGTCGCCGTCCGGAACCGGCACGCATGTGAAGCTCACTTGGCAGGTTATCGTGGAAAGGCCGATCCTCAAACTCCTCGCGCCCCTGCTCAGGCCGGCCTTTGCCTGGAACCACCGCTGGACCACTCCGCGCGGCGAAGCCGGCCTTCGCCGCTATCTCGCCGCGCGGAAGACCGGCAAGGCGGCTTGA
- a CDS encoding class I SAM-dependent methyltransferase produces MSKPDPDEVSRQLAARSLANDDPTGWFEELYRAAEAGEAQVPWERAAPNALLAEWLASSDGHGKRAVVVGFGTGQDSEFIASVGYDTTAFEVAATAVSAVRRRFPNSRVDYAKADLLALPAQWVGRFDLVVECLTVQSLPRPLRAQAIAAVVSLLAPGGRLIVIATSMSPCGDMNAGPPWPLTEAEIGIFSKPGITIVRQEHFPFADGFGRWRIEFARESL; encoded by the coding sequence ATGAGCAAGCCTGATCCCGACGAAGTCTCCCGTCAATTGGCTGCCCGATCGCTCGCCAACGACGATCCGACCGGCTGGTTTGAGGAGCTCTATCGCGCCGCGGAAGCCGGCGAGGCACAGGTGCCATGGGAGCGGGCAGCCCCCAATGCATTGCTTGCCGAATGGTTGGCCAGCAGCGATGGCCATGGCAAGCGCGCCGTCGTCGTCGGTTTTGGCACTGGCCAGGATTCAGAGTTCATCGCCTCTGTCGGCTATGACACCACTGCCTTCGAGGTTGCCGCCACCGCTGTCTCGGCTGTGCGGCGGCGTTTTCCGAATTCGAGGGTCGACTATGCCAAGGCCGATCTCCTCGCCCTGCCGGCTCAGTGGGTCGGCCGCTTCGATCTCGTCGTCGAGTGCCTCACCGTGCAGTCTCTGCCGCGCCCGCTACGCGCCCAGGCAATCGCTGCCGTTGTGAGCCTCCTCGCTCCGGGCGGCAGGCTGATCGTTATCGCCACCTCGATGTCCCCCTGCGGCGACATGAACGCAGGTCCGCCTTGGCCGCTGACCGAAGCCGAGATCGGCATATTCAGCAAGCCCGGAATCACTATCGTGAGACAGGAACATTTCCCCTTCGCGGACGGCTTTGGACGGTGGCGCATCGAGTTCGCGCGTGAAAGTCTGTAG
- a CDS encoding GNAT family N-acetyltransferase produces MSKDRPPIERVSPADEAAILVLNNEHAAELSWLEPDRLSFLIGQAFYTRRIGALEAFIMCFDQDARYDSPNFVWFRERYPRFVYVDRVVVAAEARGRGHASRLYEDLFEHVRRAGHTIVTCEVNADPPNPASDAFHAALGFTEVGDAVIHGGKKSVRYYAKPVTS; encoded by the coding sequence ATGTCGAAGGATAGGCCGCCGATCGAACGCGTCTCACCCGCCGACGAGGCGGCCATTCTCGTTCTCAACAACGAGCATGCCGCCGAATTGTCCTGGCTGGAGCCGGACCGGTTGTCGTTCCTGATCGGACAGGCATTCTACACGCGCCGCATCGGCGCGCTCGAAGCTTTCATCATGTGCTTCGATCAGGACGCCCGCTACGACAGCCCGAATTTTGTGTGGTTCCGCGAGCGCTATCCGCGCTTCGTCTATGTCGACCGAGTGGTGGTCGCCGCCGAAGCGCGCGGCCGCGGCCATGCAAGCCGCCTCTACGAGGATCTGTTCGAGCATGTCCGGCGCGCCGGCCACACGATCGTCACCTGCGAGGTCAATGCCGATCCGCCGAACCCTGCCTCGGATGCCTTCCACGCCGCGCTCGGCTTCACAGAGGTGGGCGATGCCGTGATCCATGGTGGCAAGAAGTCGGTGCGCTACTACGCCAAACCCGTCACCAGCTAG
- a CDS encoding copper homeostasis protein CutC yields MPVTDAPKPLIEICVEGIDGLLAAQAAGADRVELCASLVEGGITPSLGTVRAALERATIPFHVIVRPRGGDFLYSEAEYRSMLADVEALRDLGVAGVVVGCLTADGAIDEARMSELVRAAAPLNVTCHRAFDMTRDPAEALEALIRCKVGRVLTSGQRDTALEGVTLLARLVRQAGERIIILGCGALAPDNIGEVGKRTGLREMHFAALADVPSAMRYRNPHVGMGGNDLDREYRNTVTDEALVAATIAAARA; encoded by the coding sequence ATGCCGGTGACCGACGCCCCAAAACCCCTGATCGAAATCTGCGTCGAAGGCATTGACGGGCTGCTTGCCGCGCAGGCCGCCGGCGCCGACCGGGTCGAACTCTGCGCCAGCCTCGTGGAAGGCGGCATAACACCGAGCCTCGGCACGGTGCGCGCCGCGCTCGAACGCGCGACCATCCCATTCCATGTCATCGTGCGTCCGCGCGGCGGCGATTTTCTCTATAGCGAGGCCGAATACCGGTCGATGCTCGCCGATGTTGAAGCCCTGCGCGACCTTGGCGTGGCGGGCGTCGTCGTTGGCTGCCTGACCGCCGACGGCGCCATCGACGAGGCGCGCATGAGCGAACTGGTGCGCGCCGCCGCCCCGCTCAACGTCACCTGCCATCGCGCCTTCGACATGACGCGTGATCCGGCCGAGGCACTCGAAGCGCTGATCCGCTGCAAGGTCGGCCGTGTGCTGACCAGCGGCCAGCGCGATACGGCGCTGGAAGGCGTCACCCTGCTGGCGCGGCTCGTTCGCCAGGCCGGCGAACGCATCATCATCCTCGGTTGCGGCGCGCTGGCGCCCGACAACATAGGTGAAGTCGGCAAACGAACCGGGTTGCGAGAAATGCATTTCGCCGCTCTCGCCGACGTGCCGAGCGCCATGCGCTACCGCAATCCGCATGTCGGCATGGGCGGCAACGATCTCGATCGCGAATACCGCAATACGGTGACCGACGAGGCCCTGGTGGCGGCGACGATCGCGGCCGCGAGGGCCTGA
- a CDS encoding SRPBCC domain-containing protein yields the protein MATETKSILVERLLPHAVDKVWRALTSPHLVAEWLMENDFEPIEGHHFTFSAKPVPGWSGVVNCVVLKVSPPRLLVYSWGDGSESDSGLKTIVTWSLTPEGPSTRVRMEQSGFRPQDEPGYKGMGSGWPRILERLEQVAAGQG from the coding sequence ATGGCAACCGAGACCAAATCGATCCTTGTCGAGCGGCTCCTTCCGCACGCGGTCGACAAGGTGTGGCGCGCGCTGACGTCTCCGCACCTGGTCGCCGAGTGGCTGATGGAGAACGATTTTGAACCCATTGAAGGCCACCATTTCACTTTCAGCGCGAAGCCGGTGCCCGGCTGGTCAGGCGTGGTCAACTGCGTGGTGCTGAAGGTCTCGCCACCGCGTCTGCTCGTCTACAGCTGGGGCGACGGAAGTGAGTCCGACAGCGGCTTGAAGACCATTGTGACTTGGTCACTGACGCCCGAGGGGCCGTCCACGCGGGTGCGGATGGAGCAATCCGGTTTCAGGCCGCAAGACGAGCCCGGCTACAAAGGCATGGGAAGCGGTTGGCCACGCATCCTGGAGCGGCTCGAGCAAGTCGCGGCTGGGCAGGGCTGA
- a CDS encoding carboxymuconolactone decarboxylase family protein, producing the protein MEARLKNPVMLIPGALQALLALDKSTEAAELPHVTRKLIHLRASQINACSVCVDMHARELKKAGEKDERIFAVSAWRETPYFTGAERAALALTEAATRLADRSDAVPDDVWDEAARHYDDKALAALVIQIALINAFNRLNAPTRQPVGAWG; encoded by the coding sequence ATGGAAGCCAGATTGAAGAACCCGGTGATGCTCATCCCCGGCGCCCTGCAGGCGCTGCTGGCGCTGGACAAATCGACCGAAGCCGCCGAGCTGCCCCATGTGACACGCAAGCTCATCCACCTGCGCGCCAGCCAGATCAACGCCTGCAGCGTCTGCGTCGACATGCACGCGCGCGAGCTCAAGAAGGCCGGCGAGAAGGACGAGCGGATCTTTGCCGTATCCGCTTGGCGGGAAACGCCCTACTTCACCGGCGCGGAGCGCGCCGCCCTGGCGCTGACGGAGGCCGCGACGCGATTGGCCGACCGCTCGGACGCCGTGCCCGACGACGTCTGGGACGAGGCAGCTCGCCACTATGACGACAAGGCGCTTGCCGCGCTGGTGATCCAGATCGCGCTGATCAACGCCTTCAACCGCCTGAACGCGCCGACCCGGCAGCCGGTGGGCGCCTGGGGCTGA
- a CDS encoding cupin domain-containing protein translates to MRNVLASALLLAAALSSGTANALDSSGTPVVVTPLASKTTTASGQPITLPQKNVDVQVSAYQIAPGATLPVHKHPFPRYAYVEAGTLKVTNVETGSSNTYKTGDFIVEMIGQWHQATNIGTDPVKLLVIDQVEQGAKNTILKQ, encoded by the coding sequence GTGCGCAATGTCCTGGCATCGGCGCTGCTCCTGGCAGCAGCGCTTTCTTCGGGCACCGCCAACGCGCTGGACAGTTCCGGCACACCTGTCGTGGTGACGCCGCTGGCGTCCAAGACGACGACCGCTTCCGGCCAGCCAATCACGCTGCCGCAGAAGAATGTCGATGTTCAGGTTTCAGCCTATCAGATCGCGCCCGGCGCGACGCTCCCGGTCCACAAGCACCCCTTCCCGCGTTACGCCTATGTCGAGGCAGGCACGCTCAAGGTCACCAATGTCGAGACCGGCAGCAGCAACACCTACAAGACCGGCGATTTCATCGTCGAGATGATCGGGCAATGGCACCAGGCCACCAATATCGGCACCGATCCGGTGAAGCTCCTGGTGATCGACCAGGTCGAACAAGGCGCCAAGAATACGATCTTGAAGCAGTAG
- a CDS encoding protein-L-isoaspartate O-methyltransferase encodes MNADFSERRVRMVDGQIRTTDVTSAPLIEAMLSVPREVFVSASQRDLAYIDEDIRISDGVNGGSARYLMEPSPLAKLLQLAEISDSDSVLDVGCGTGYSAALLSRIAKSVVALESDPALAEAAKSTLSILGCQNVTVVTGPLPQGHAAKAPYDAIFVGGSVEEVPAALLDQLAEDGRLVVVEGRGNSGVARLFFKAGGVVTGRRAFNAAIKPLPGFERIHAFEF; translated from the coding sequence ATGAACGCTGATTTCTCCGAACGCCGCGTGAGGATGGTCGATGGCCAGATCCGCACCACCGACGTGACCAGCGCGCCGCTGATCGAAGCGATGCTCTCCGTGCCGCGCGAAGTCTTTGTCAGTGCCAGCCAACGCGATCTGGCCTATATCGACGAGGACATCCGTATTTCCGACGGCGTCAATGGCGGCAGCGCCCGCTACCTGATGGAACCGTCGCCACTCGCCAAGCTGCTGCAGCTGGCTGAGATCAGCGACAGCGATAGCGTGCTCGATGTCGGCTGCGGCACGGGCTATTCGGCCGCCCTGCTTTCCCGAATCGCGAAATCGGTGGTTGCATTGGAGAGCGATCCGGCGCTGGCGGAAGCCGCGAAGTCGACACTTTCGATACTTGGTTGCCAGAACGTGACGGTGGTGACCGGGCCGTTGCCGCAAGGTCATGCCGCCAAGGCGCCCTATGACGCCATCTTCGTCGGTGGCAGCGTCGAGGAGGTGCCGGCGGCATTGCTCGACCAGCTCGCGGAGGATGGACGGCTGGTTGTGGTCGAAGGGCGGGGCAACTCTGGCGTGGCCCGGCTATTTTTCAAGGCTGGGGGGGTTGTAACCGGAAGACGCGCCTTCAATGCGGCAATTAAGCCACTACCGGGGTTCGAACGTATCCATGCGTTCGAATTTTAA
- a CDS encoding TolC family outer membrane protein gives MPPLRKTFLTAMLVSATALSPLAASAETITGALAKAYQYNSQLNSARAGVRVTDEGVAIAKSGYRPTVTGSGSIDYTNTHGFGSSRRITTGSFGIQINQLLFDGFQTKNNVAAAESQVKASVESLRNTEENILFNAASAYMDVIRDRQIAVLTEQNLQFLTEQARAARSRFEVGEGTRTDVAQADASRATAVAQLASARATALASAATYHQIVGDEPGKLKAAAPLGKLLPGSIDSAFTIAAAEHPAILATEHLVDAAAFSVKSAEGALLPQVSASAGISDNYSHTVPTSLTNPNGSSTSANIGATLTIPIYSGGRTSAIVRQNKESLSQARIEVDVSRDQVRQAVASAWTQYTAARENVDANRQVIAAAQLALNGVIEERNVGQRTTLDVLNAQNAVITAKINQASSEHDVVVASYAILSAIGRLSVDRLGLAVTKYKPEEHYNAVKDKWIGLRTPDGR, from the coding sequence GTGCCGCCCCTACGCAAGACTTTTCTAACAGCCATGCTCGTTTCGGCGACAGCGCTTTCGCCATTGGCCGCATCGGCAGAAACCATCACCGGCGCGCTCGCCAAGGCCTATCAATACAACTCCCAGCTGAATTCCGCCCGCGCCGGCGTGCGCGTCACCGATGAAGGCGTGGCCATCGCCAAGTCGGGCTACCGGCCGACCGTCACCGGTTCCGGCAGCATCGATTACACCAATACGCACGGATTTGGTTCCAGCAGGAGAATAACGACCGGCAGCTTCGGCATTCAAATCAACCAGCTGCTGTTCGACGGCTTTCAGACCAAGAACAACGTCGCCGCCGCCGAATCGCAGGTGAAGGCTTCGGTCGAGAGCTTGCGCAACACCGAAGAGAACATCCTGTTCAACGCGGCAAGCGCCTATATGGACGTGATCCGCGATCGCCAGATCGCGGTGCTGACCGAGCAGAACCTGCAATTCCTGACCGAGCAGGCGCGCGCCGCACGGTCGCGCTTCGAGGTCGGCGAGGGAACCCGCACCGACGTCGCCCAGGCCGACGCTTCGCGGGCGACGGCGGTGGCGCAGCTCGCCAGCGCCCGCGCCACGGCTCTGGCCAGTGCCGCGACCTATCACCAGATCGTCGGCGACGAGCCGGGCAAGCTCAAGGCTGCCGCGCCGCTTGGCAAGCTATTGCCGGGAAGCATCGATTCGGCCTTCACCATCGCCGCTGCCGAGCATCCGGCCATCCTTGCCACCGAACATCTCGTCGACGCCGCGGCGTTTTCGGTGAAATCGGCGGAAGGCGCGCTGCTGCCGCAGGTCTCGGCTTCCGCGGGCATTTCGGACAACTACAGCCACACCGTTCCCACCTCCCTCACCAACCCCAACGGTAGCTCGACGTCCGCCAATATCGGCGCCACGCTGACCATTCCGATCTATTCCGGCGGCCGGACCTCGGCGATCGTGCGGCAGAACAAGGAATCGCTCAGCCAAGCGCGCATCGAAGTCGACGTCAGCCGCGACCAGGTGCGCCAGGCCGTGGCGTCGGCGTGGACGCAGTACACCGCCGCCCGCGAAAATGTCGACGCCAACCGGCAGGTGATCGCCGCCGCGCAACTGGCGCTCAACGGCGTCATCGAGGAGCGCAATGTCGGCCAGCGCACCACGCTCGACGTGCTCAACGCGCAGAATGCGGTGATCACGGCCAAGATCAATCAGGCGAGTTCCGAGCACGACGTGGTGGTGGCGAGCTATGCGATCCTGTCGGCGATCGGCCGCCTGTCGGTCGACCGGCTCGGTCTGGCGGTCACCAAGTACAAGCCGGAAGAGCATTACAACGCCGTCAAGGACAAGTGGATTGGGCTGCGCACGCCGGACGGCCGCTGA
- a CDS encoding PopZ family protein, producing the protein MATASSAQREPSMEEILASIRRIIEDSDTGRKQPAAEGGDVRQDLQPTPAAPAAEVDAFRSELNAESAPRKPVSLAEIQAQLAASDPAAARAETRSEPMKTASAPTTLAEVGARIAAEPDTPAVAGAAASLPQSADTIVADWRREIAAVGGSSVKAKVATRPPGVAPEVEIDEEDVAAPTVETAAPGKVSGLSSTDLPPARPAILSEHAGRQVAAAFGELSDAFASRSKKTFDEMAEEMLRPMLQDWLDNNLPTLVERLVREEIERVARGAQ; encoded by the coding sequence ATGGCGACGGCAAGCAGCGCACAGCGCGAACCTTCCATGGAAGAGATTCTCGCTTCCATCCGAAGGATCATCGAGGACAGCGACACCGGCCGCAAGCAACCGGCGGCCGAGGGCGGTGACGTGCGCCAGGACCTCCAGCCCACGCCGGCGGCACCGGCCGCCGAGGTTGACGCCTTCCGTTCAGAGCTGAACGCGGAATCCGCTCCCCGGAAGCCGGTGAGTCTTGCGGAGATTCAAGCCCAGCTTGCGGCGTCCGATCCGGCGGCCGCGCGCGCCGAGACGCGCTCCGAGCCGATGAAGACCGCATCTGCACCCACAACCCTGGCGGAAGTCGGGGCCAGGATCGCCGCCGAGCCCGACACGCCGGCGGTTGCGGGGGCGGCGGCGAGCTTACCGCAAAGCGCCGATACCATCGTCGCCGACTGGCGGCGCGAGATCGCTGCCGTTGGTGGAAGCTCCGTCAAGGCGAAGGTGGCAACCCGTCCTCCGGGAGTGGCACCCGAAGTCGAGATCGATGAGGAGGATGTTGCCGCGCCAACGGTCGAAACCGCAGCGCCCGGCAAGGTTTCCGGGCTGTCCTCGACCGACTTGCCGCCGGCGCGGCCGGCGATCCTGTCCGAGCATGCGGGCCGTCAGGTCGCGGCGGCATTCGGCGAGCTTTCCGACGCCTTCGCCAGCCGCAGCAAGAAGACTTTCGACGAGATGGCCGAGGAGATGCTGCGGCCGATGCTGCAGGATTGGCTCGACAACAATCTGCCGACGCTGGTCGAACGGCTCGTGCGCGAGGAAATCGAGCGCGTGGCGCGCGGCGCGCAGTGA